A single region of the Salvia miltiorrhiza cultivar Shanhuang (shh) chromosome 8, IMPLAD_Smil_shh, whole genome shotgun sequence genome encodes:
- the LOC131001142 gene encoding DExH-box ATP-dependent RNA helicase DExH16, mitochondrial-like isoform X2 yields MSSLLFRRRISPSLLPDNTDVYYSRWESKFRTSCAIYQCIQKLSSYRTSSKFDFTDLTRPHTWYPVARRKKRNVILHVGPTNSGKTYHALKRLESSPSGIYCGPLRLLAWEVAQRLNKAKVPCELITGQEREEIDGAKHKAVTVEMSDVNSDYSCAVVDEIQMLGCRTRGFSFTRALLGICADELHLCGDPAAVPLVKEMLKVTDDVVEVKYYERLSPLVPLDVPLGSFSKIQTGDCIVTFSRYEIYKMKRLIEDQRQHLCSVVYGSLPPETRSRQATMFNDENNDFHVLVASDAIGMGLNLNISRIIFSTLKKFDGTETRDLTVSEIKQIAGRAGRYKSKFPVGEVTCLKADDLPLLHSSLSSPSPTLEQAGLFPSFDLLLMFSRLHPTYGLQQILEHFVENAKLSDNYFITNCEQMLKVAAVIDELPLSLNDKYLFVTSPVDMDDDISSQGLTQFATSYCTNHIVRLKEIFTPGTLKIPKSQKQLKELESIHKVLDLYVWLSFHMDDCFPDRELAASQKAICSMLIEEFLGKSELEKSFHRKLPRLSRLK; encoded by the exons ATGAGCTCCTTGCTTTTCCGCAGGAGGATTTCTCCGTCATTGCTTCCCG ATAATACAGATGTCTATTACTCTAGGTGGGAGTCGAAGTTTAGAACTTCGTGTGCCATCTATCAATGCATACAGAAACTCAGCAGCTATAGAACGAGTTCGAAGTTTGATTTTACAGACCTCAC GCGTCCTCATACATGGTATCCTGTTGCTCGACGAAAGAAACGGAATGTAATATTACATGTTGGTCCAACAAATAGTGGCAAAACATATCATGCTCTGAAGCGGTTGGAATCGAGTCCTTCAG GTATCTATTGTGGGCCGTTGAGACTTTTGGCGTGGGAGGTAGCTCAGCGTCTGAACAAGGCCAAAGTTCCTTGTGAGCTCATTACTGGgcaagagagagaggagattgATGGAGCAAAACATAAAGCTGTTACTGTAGAAATGTCAGATGTTAATTCTGATTATAGCTGCGCGGTTGTAGATGAAATTCAG ATGTTGGGGTGCAGAACAAGGGGTTTTTCATTTACAAGAGCTTTACTGGGAATATGTGCTGATGAACTACACTTGTGTGGGGATCCAGCAGCTGTTCCTTTAGTTAAGGAAATGCTTAAAGTGACCGATGATGTTGTCGAG GTTAAATATTATGAGAGACTTTCACCTCTCGTCCCTTTGGATGTTCCGCTTGGATCTTTTTCCAAGATACAGACAGGTGATTGCATTGTCACATTCTCACGTTATGAGATATACAAAATGAAG AGACTAATCGAAGATCAAAGGCAGCATCTGTGCTCTGTTGTTTATGGTTCATTGCCTCCAGAGACTCGAAGCAGACAG GCAACAATGTTCAATGACGAAAACAATGATTTTCATGTTCTTGTGGCAAGTGATGCCATTGGAATGGGTCTCAATCTTAACATATCCAGAATAATTTTTTCAACACTGAAAAAATTTGATGGTACAGAAACGCGGGACCTTACTGTTTCTGAGATTAAACAGATTGCTG GAAGAGCTGGAAGATACAAATCTAAATTTCCTGTCGGTGAAGTCACTTGTCTAAAGGCTGATGATCTACCTTTACTTCATTCATCACTGAGTTCCCCTTCTCCTACTCTGGAG CAAGCTGGACTTTTCCCTAGCTTTGATCTTTTACTTATGTTTTCACGTTTACATCCAACTTATGGTCTACAGCAGATACTG GAGCATTTTGTCGAGAATGCCAAGTTGTCGGATAACTATTTTATCACTAATTGCGAGCAGATGTTG AAAGTAGCTGCTGTAATAGATGAGCTACCTCTCAGTTTGAATGATAAGTATCTCTTTGTTACGAG TCCTGTTGACATGGACGATGACATCTCGTCTCAGGGACTCACTCAG TTTGCAACTAGTTATTGTACAAATCATATCGTGCGGCTTAAGGAAATATTTACCCCTGGAACACTCAAGATTCCCAAGTCGCAGAAACAACTGAAGGAGCTCGAATCAATTCATAAG GTTCTGGATCTGTACGTTTGGCTGAGTTTTCATATGGACGACTGCTTTCCTGATCGGGAGCTGGCAGCGTCACAAAAGGCTATTTGCAGCAT GTTGATCGAGGAGTTCTTGGGGAAGAGTGAATTGGAGAAGTCATTCCATAGAAAATTACCTCGCCTCAGCCGCTTGAAAT GA
- the LOC131001142 gene encoding DExH-box ATP-dependent RNA helicase DExH16, mitochondrial-like isoform X1, with product MSSLLFRRRISPSLLPDNTDVYYSRWESKFRTSCAIYQCIQKLSSYRTSSKFDFTDLTRPHTWYPVARRKKRNVILHVGPTNSGKTYHALKRLESSPSGIYCGPLRLLAWEVAQRLNKAKVPCELITGQEREEIDGAKHKAVTVEMSDVNSDYSCAVVDEIQMLGCRTRGFSFTRALLGICADELHLCGDPAAVPLVKEMLKVTDDVVEVKYYERLSPLVPLDVPLGSFSKIQTGDCIVTFSRYEIYKMKRLIEDQRQHLCSVVYGSLPPETRSRQATMFNDENNDFHVLVASDAIGMGLNLNISRIIFSTLKKFDGTETRDLTVSEIKQIAGRAGRYKSKFPVGEVTCLKADDLPLLHSSLSSPSPTLEQAGLFPSFDLLLMFSRLHPTYGLQQILEHFVENAKLSDNYFITNCEQMLKVAAVIDELPLSLNDKYLFVTSPVDMDDDISSQGLTQFATSYCTNHIVRLKEIFTPGTLKIPKSQKQLKELESIHKVLDLYVWLSFHMDDCFPDRELAASQKAICSMLIEEFLGKSELEKSFHRKLPRLSRLKCLS from the exons ATGAGCTCCTTGCTTTTCCGCAGGAGGATTTCTCCGTCATTGCTTCCCG ATAATACAGATGTCTATTACTCTAGGTGGGAGTCGAAGTTTAGAACTTCGTGTGCCATCTATCAATGCATACAGAAACTCAGCAGCTATAGAACGAGTTCGAAGTTTGATTTTACAGACCTCAC GCGTCCTCATACATGGTATCCTGTTGCTCGACGAAAGAAACGGAATGTAATATTACATGTTGGTCCAACAAATAGTGGCAAAACATATCATGCTCTGAAGCGGTTGGAATCGAGTCCTTCAG GTATCTATTGTGGGCCGTTGAGACTTTTGGCGTGGGAGGTAGCTCAGCGTCTGAACAAGGCCAAAGTTCCTTGTGAGCTCATTACTGGgcaagagagagaggagattgATGGAGCAAAACATAAAGCTGTTACTGTAGAAATGTCAGATGTTAATTCTGATTATAGCTGCGCGGTTGTAGATGAAATTCAG ATGTTGGGGTGCAGAACAAGGGGTTTTTCATTTACAAGAGCTTTACTGGGAATATGTGCTGATGAACTACACTTGTGTGGGGATCCAGCAGCTGTTCCTTTAGTTAAGGAAATGCTTAAAGTGACCGATGATGTTGTCGAG GTTAAATATTATGAGAGACTTTCACCTCTCGTCCCTTTGGATGTTCCGCTTGGATCTTTTTCCAAGATACAGACAGGTGATTGCATTGTCACATTCTCACGTTATGAGATATACAAAATGAAG AGACTAATCGAAGATCAAAGGCAGCATCTGTGCTCTGTTGTTTATGGTTCATTGCCTCCAGAGACTCGAAGCAGACAG GCAACAATGTTCAATGACGAAAACAATGATTTTCATGTTCTTGTGGCAAGTGATGCCATTGGAATGGGTCTCAATCTTAACATATCCAGAATAATTTTTTCAACACTGAAAAAATTTGATGGTACAGAAACGCGGGACCTTACTGTTTCTGAGATTAAACAGATTGCTG GAAGAGCTGGAAGATACAAATCTAAATTTCCTGTCGGTGAAGTCACTTGTCTAAAGGCTGATGATCTACCTTTACTTCATTCATCACTGAGTTCCCCTTCTCCTACTCTGGAG CAAGCTGGACTTTTCCCTAGCTTTGATCTTTTACTTATGTTTTCACGTTTACATCCAACTTATGGTCTACAGCAGATACTG GAGCATTTTGTCGAGAATGCCAAGTTGTCGGATAACTATTTTATCACTAATTGCGAGCAGATGTTG AAAGTAGCTGCTGTAATAGATGAGCTACCTCTCAGTTTGAATGATAAGTATCTCTTTGTTACGAG TCCTGTTGACATGGACGATGACATCTCGTCTCAGGGACTCACTCAG TTTGCAACTAGTTATTGTACAAATCATATCGTGCGGCTTAAGGAAATATTTACCCCTGGAACACTCAAGATTCCCAAGTCGCAGAAACAACTGAAGGAGCTCGAATCAATTCATAAG GTTCTGGATCTGTACGTTTGGCTGAGTTTTCATATGGACGACTGCTTTCCTGATCGGGAGCTGGCAGCGTCACAAAAGGCTATTTGCAGCAT GTTGATCGAGGAGTTCTTGGGGAAGAGTGAATTGGAGAAGTCATTCCATAGAAAATTACCTCGCCTCAGCCGCTTGAAATGTTTGTCTTGA
- the LOC131001142 gene encoding DExH-box ATP-dependent RNA helicase DExH16, mitochondrial-like isoform X3 — protein sequence MSSLLFRRRISPSLLPDVYYSRWESKFRTSCAIYQCIQKLSSYRTSSKFDFTDLTRPHTWYPVARRKKRNVILHVGPTNSGKTYHALKRLESSPSGIYCGPLRLLAWEVAQRLNKAKVPCELITGQEREEIDGAKHKAVTVEMSDVNSDYSCAVVDEIQMLGCRTRGFSFTRALLGICADELHLCGDPAAVPLVKEMLKVTDDVVEVKYYERLSPLVPLDVPLGSFSKIQTGDCIVTFSRYEIYKMKRLIEDQRQHLCSVVYGSLPPETRSRQATMFNDENNDFHVLVASDAIGMGLNLNISRIIFSTLKKFDGTETRDLTVSEIKQIAGRAGRYKSKFPVGEVTCLKADDLPLLHSSLSSPSPTLEQAGLFPSFDLLLMFSRLHPTYGLQQILEHFVENAKLSDNYFITNCEQMLKVAAVIDELPLSLNDKYLFVTSPVDMDDDISSQGLTQFATSYCTNHIVRLKEIFTPGTLKIPKSQKQLKELESIHKVLDLYVWLSFHMDDCFPDRELAASQKAICSMLIEEFLGKSELEKSFHRKLPRLSRLKCLS from the exons ATGAGCTCCTTGCTTTTCCGCAGGAGGATTTCTCCGTCATTGCTTCCCG ATGTCTATTACTCTAGGTGGGAGTCGAAGTTTAGAACTTCGTGTGCCATCTATCAATGCATACAGAAACTCAGCAGCTATAGAACGAGTTCGAAGTTTGATTTTACAGACCTCAC GCGTCCTCATACATGGTATCCTGTTGCTCGACGAAAGAAACGGAATGTAATATTACATGTTGGTCCAACAAATAGTGGCAAAACATATCATGCTCTGAAGCGGTTGGAATCGAGTCCTTCAG GTATCTATTGTGGGCCGTTGAGACTTTTGGCGTGGGAGGTAGCTCAGCGTCTGAACAAGGCCAAAGTTCCTTGTGAGCTCATTACTGGgcaagagagagaggagattgATGGAGCAAAACATAAAGCTGTTACTGTAGAAATGTCAGATGTTAATTCTGATTATAGCTGCGCGGTTGTAGATGAAATTCAG ATGTTGGGGTGCAGAACAAGGGGTTTTTCATTTACAAGAGCTTTACTGGGAATATGTGCTGATGAACTACACTTGTGTGGGGATCCAGCAGCTGTTCCTTTAGTTAAGGAAATGCTTAAAGTGACCGATGATGTTGTCGAG GTTAAATATTATGAGAGACTTTCACCTCTCGTCCCTTTGGATGTTCCGCTTGGATCTTTTTCCAAGATACAGACAGGTGATTGCATTGTCACATTCTCACGTTATGAGATATACAAAATGAAG AGACTAATCGAAGATCAAAGGCAGCATCTGTGCTCTGTTGTTTATGGTTCATTGCCTCCAGAGACTCGAAGCAGACAG GCAACAATGTTCAATGACGAAAACAATGATTTTCATGTTCTTGTGGCAAGTGATGCCATTGGAATGGGTCTCAATCTTAACATATCCAGAATAATTTTTTCAACACTGAAAAAATTTGATGGTACAGAAACGCGGGACCTTACTGTTTCTGAGATTAAACAGATTGCTG GAAGAGCTGGAAGATACAAATCTAAATTTCCTGTCGGTGAAGTCACTTGTCTAAAGGCTGATGATCTACCTTTACTTCATTCATCACTGAGTTCCCCTTCTCCTACTCTGGAG CAAGCTGGACTTTTCCCTAGCTTTGATCTTTTACTTATGTTTTCACGTTTACATCCAACTTATGGTCTACAGCAGATACTG GAGCATTTTGTCGAGAATGCCAAGTTGTCGGATAACTATTTTATCACTAATTGCGAGCAGATGTTG AAAGTAGCTGCTGTAATAGATGAGCTACCTCTCAGTTTGAATGATAAGTATCTCTTTGTTACGAG TCCTGTTGACATGGACGATGACATCTCGTCTCAGGGACTCACTCAG TTTGCAACTAGTTATTGTACAAATCATATCGTGCGGCTTAAGGAAATATTTACCCCTGGAACACTCAAGATTCCCAAGTCGCAGAAACAACTGAAGGAGCTCGAATCAATTCATAAG GTTCTGGATCTGTACGTTTGGCTGAGTTTTCATATGGACGACTGCTTTCCTGATCGGGAGCTGGCAGCGTCACAAAAGGCTATTTGCAGCAT GTTGATCGAGGAGTTCTTGGGGAAGAGTGAATTGGAGAAGTCATTCCATAGAAAATTACCTCGCCTCAGCCGCTTGAAATGTTTGTCTTGA